The DNA segment ACTCTGAAATTAGGAGAAGGGGTGGTAGGGTATGTCGCTAAAGAGAATAAACCGGTTGTCATTCTGGATGTACAAAAAGAGCCGAGGTATAAGGAGAAGGAACTGGCCGTAAAAGAGGGGTTGGTTTCGATGCTCTCCGTCCCGATGAGGGTAAAAGATAGAGTGATAGGGGTAATAAACTGTTATACATCCGCTCCCTATAATTTTTCTGAGACCGATGTGAATGTCCTAATCACAGTGGCCAATCAGGCAGCTATAGCCATTGAGAACACGGAATTAATGGTCAAGACCAAGGTTATTCAAGAGGAACTGGAGACTCGTAAGTTGGTGGAGCGGGCCAAGGATATACTGATGCGAGATCGGGGACTTTCAGGGGAGGAGGCATTTCACAGGATACAAAAACAAAGTATGAACCTCCGTAAGTCTATGAGGGAGATAGCAGAAGCGATAATCCTTGCAAAAGAAATTTGATGACCCCTCCCCCTCGTTCACGCAAAGGTCCACGTAAACCGCCAGGGAACAGCTCCTGACATGCCTTCCATTAAAAAAGCCGTCTCACGCCTGCAATGGCCGTGACAGACTTTTCCGGTACAAGGATACAACTTGCCGTGATCTTAACGCCGATCCGGTCAAGCTCCAAAAGGCGGTGTATCGTTTTCTGATTTTCCAGCGAAAAATCGCCATAACCGGCAGAGTAACGCTTTTGCGTGAGCATCTTATTTTCTCTGCGCAGCTCCCGATTGAAATAATCCATGATCCAGTCCAGGGAGGCATCAACCGCTTCACTGGCTGTAGCATCAAAGACGACACGCCGGGTTAAATGGTGACTTGTAGTATCCCCCTCCATCGCCTTCATAATATCGTTGCCCGCCGTGGCGCCCATCAAGACAACCTCCCGGCAATGCTCAAGAAATGCAGTCAGTTGGCGACTTTCAAATACCACATCGTTGGAAAGGATAACTCTGGCGGTATCTCTTTCCTGGACGGGCATCCGTATCGCTGCACCCTGTAGGTGAATCAGGGACTGGGCATCTGCTATATATCGCTCTACTTCCTCCTTCTGCCAGGACAGTATCATGGTAACGCCTTTCCGGTATCCTAGACGTCTGTATACCCTCTCATGTGGTACACCGATGGATATGGTATCAAAAAAAATGAGGGGGTACATACGGGTTTTTTACCTTCATCGAGTGAGCATTTGCTTGCTTGATGCGGGACTACAGTGGACAATCGGCTTCATAGGGAAGGAGACACGGAATGTGGTGCCTTCATCGGGATGAGAGGAAACGGTTATCTGCCCGCCGAGTTCATCTACGATTTTCTTGGTGACCAACAGTCCCAGACCGGTACCATAGCGCTCCTTCGTGGATAAGACCTCGGTAAACACATAATTTTCCCATCCCTGGGGCAGGCCCGGGCCGTTATCAGAAACCTCGAAAATCGCTATCGGTCCCTCCAGGCAGGTCTTTACTATTACCCGATGGTCTTTCCGGTTTGCATCGAACTTGCAGGCATCCAGGGCATTGTGGACCAGGTTACTCAGAATGGTGTGCAGGTCCTCAGCGTTAAGCAATATCGGACCAAGCTGTGGGTCAGTATCTGTCGTCATCCCGATTTTTTCCCGCCCTGCCGTTTCGCGAAAAAGGTCGAAGACCTCCTGAACCACCTGATTCGGATTGATGAGGCCAAGCTCATGTTCACGCTTTTTGGCACAGTAAAGTATATCCTTTACCAGGCCGGCAATCCGGGCTACATTGCGCTGCACGATATCCCACCCTTTTAAGGTCTCCTTTTGGTCTTTTTTATTCAGCCCTGAATTTACCACGTAGATTCCACCATCGAGACCGGTAAGGATGTTTTTGATGCCGTGTGCCATGGTGGCCACCGTATGTCCCATCATGGTCAGCTCGGTTTGCAGACGTTTGACAGAGGTGATGTTGGTGGACATTTCCATCACCGCCACGATATCTCCCCCCTCATTCCGCAGAGGACTGGTATAGACGATGACAAAGGCCTCGCTACCATCGCGGGTAATCACCTGTTCTTCGCTCACATGGATCTGACCGTCTCTGAATGTCTTAGCTACCGGGCATTCGGGGCAGGGGGCCGCTTTTCTCTTATAAACCTCGTAACATAGCTCCCCTATCCGCTTGCCAAAATCCTGGCGAAACAGGTCGTTGGTCTGAATGATACGCAATTCAGGATTTTGTATAGAAATGTAACAGGGAACTTTCCGAAAGAGCTGGTGATAATCGTGTCGGGTCGGTTCCCATCCCTCGATGCTGATCCGATTCATGTTCCCACCTGACCCAATTGGCTGGAGTTCTATTTCAGGCAAGCTACAATCTTAGCCAGTAATTCTTCGGTGGAGAATGGTTTCTCAACAAATTCCTCTGGCTTAGGCAGTCCACCGCGATCCCGGGCGAAAAAATCCTTATATGCGGTAACCCCCGTAAGAACAATCACCGGAACATTCTTATGCTCTTCGCTCTTTTTCAGTTTACGATAGAATCCGACACCACTCTGGTTTGGCATGATAATGTCCAGAATGACTACGTCAGGGTGGAATTCACTGACTTTACTGAACCCTTCCTCTCCATCTGTCGCCACCTCCGTCTCGTAACCGTTATTGGTGAGCAGGGAATTCAAATATGTCCTTACATCTTCCTCATCATCTATGATCAAGATTTTCCTGGCCATCTTTCCCTCCTTTTTCCCCTTGAGTGGTTTACAGTGGACAATTCCTACCTGATTTCCCGATCCTTGCCAGTGCCTCCCGTGCCTTCTCCCTTACCTCCGGGGGCTGGCCTTCATCCCCGGCCGCTTCTTTCAGGGCTGCCAGCACATCTCTGTCACCTGACCGGCTTATCATCTCCAGAGCCCTCACGGCCATGATACGTACCTCTATCTCGTCGTCTGCCAAACAGGTGATAAGCCAACCACAGGCGTCCCTGGCCAGGGGACCGATCTCTCCCAGTGCCCAGGCCACCGTTTCCCTTACGTACCAGACTGTATCGGAAAGTGCCCCAATGAGGGATGGTACTGCTGGCGCCGCCTTCGGCCCAAGGTCACCAAAGGTAAAAGCTGCATACTCTCTTACGTCTTCATGCTCATCCTTGAGC comes from the Syntrophales bacterium genome and includes:
- a CDS encoding GAF and ANTAR domain-containing protein, giving the protein MSTGSNKIPYTKQIEALSKISEAIASDLYLEDILRLIVIVTAEVMNSKICSLWLLDEKEKTLKIRVTQSMSKEYLKERTLKLGEGVVGYVAKENKPVVILDVQKEPRYKEKELAVKEGLVSMLSVPMRVKDRVIGVINCYTSAPYNFSETDVNVLITVANQAAIAIENTELMVKTKVIQEELETRKLVERAKDILMRDRGLSGEEAFHRIQKQSMNLRKSMREIAEAIILAKEI
- a CDS encoding ATP-binding protein → MNRISIEGWEPTRHDYHQLFRKVPCYISIQNPELRIIQTNDLFRQDFGKRIGELCYEVYKRKAAPCPECPVAKTFRDGQIHVSEEQVITRDGSEAFVIVYTSPLRNEGGDIVAVMEMSTNITSVKRLQTELTMMGHTVATMAHGIKNILTGLDGGIYVVNSGLNKKDQKETLKGWDIVQRNVARIAGLVKDILYCAKKREHELGLINPNQVVQEVFDLFRETAGREKIGMTTDTDPQLGPILLNAEDLHTILSNLVHNALDACKFDANRKDHRVIVKTCLEGPIAIFEVSDNGPGLPQGWENYVFTEVLSTKERYGTGLGLLVTKKIVDELGGQITVSSHPDEGTTFRVSFPMKPIVHCSPASSKQMLTR
- a CDS encoding response regulator; translation: MARKILIIDDEEDVRTYLNSLLTNNGYETEVATDGEEGFSKVSEFHPDVVILDIIMPNQSGVGFYRKLKKSEEHKNVPVIVLTGVTAYKDFFARDRGGLPKPEEFVEKPFSTEELLAKIVACLK
- a CDS encoding HEAT repeat domain-containing protein, which translates into the protein MKKAIARLICDLKDNDCHIRFAAARTLGDIGAENPIIGDALIEALKDAIWFVRLAALQTIREIRSEAPVIIEKITPMLKDEHEDVREYAAFTFGDLGPKAAPAVPSLIGALSDTVWYVRETVAWALGEIGPLARDACGWLITCLADDEIEVRIMAVRALEMISRSGDRDVLAALKEAAGDEGQPPEVREKAREALARIGKSGRNCPL